In Stenotrophomonas sp. ESTM1D_MKCIP4_1, a single genomic region encodes these proteins:
- a CDS encoding cyclopropane-fatty-acyl-phospholipid synthase family protein → MNNLTPSVALPRAGTLDAFLRRRLLAQLAPLHDAQLRVRDAFGDVLLGDGKGPLQATVTIDDPAFYRKVAAQGSVGAGESYIHGEWRCDDLVALVRLLVRNRDLLDGMERGPARAAGWLLRGWNRLRRNSREGSRRNIAAHYDLGNDFFALFLSPDLMYSSALFARPDEPLEQASTRKLDRICQRLRLQPGDRVVEIGTGWGGFALHAARHHGCHVTTTTISAEQHALAVQRVQDAGLQDRVTVLMQDYRDLQGQFDKLVSIEMIEAIGAEYLDTYMGTLQRLLKPDGLALLQAITIEDHRYEQARRSVDYIKRFVFPGSFIPSINAIMAAKTRASDLQLVAQEDFGLSYALTLRAWRQRFLAQQAAVQAQGFDARFCRLWDFYLAYCEGGFLERSIGVSHLLLARPGYLPPFATGTEA, encoded by the coding sequence ATGAACAACCTGACGCCTTCGGTGGCCCTGCCCCGCGCCGGCACACTGGATGCCTTCCTGCGCCGCCGCCTGCTGGCCCAGCTGGCCCCGCTGCACGATGCCCAGCTGCGCGTACGCGATGCCTTCGGCGACGTGCTGCTGGGCGATGGCAAGGGCCCGCTGCAGGCGACGGTGACCATCGACGACCCCGCGTTCTACCGCAAGGTGGCCGCACAAGGCAGCGTCGGTGCCGGCGAAAGCTACATCCACGGGGAGTGGCGCTGCGATGATCTGGTGGCGCTGGTGCGCCTGCTGGTGCGCAACCGCGATCTGCTGGACGGCATGGAGCGCGGCCCCGCGCGTGCCGCCGGCTGGCTGCTGCGTGGCTGGAACCGGCTGCGCCGCAACAGCCGCGAGGGCAGCCGCCGCAACATCGCCGCCCACTATGACCTGGGCAACGATTTCTTCGCCCTGTTCCTGTCGCCGGACCTGATGTATTCCTCGGCCCTGTTCGCCCGGCCCGACGAACCGCTGGAACAGGCCTCCACCCGCAAGCTGGACCGCATCTGCCAGCGGCTGCGCCTGCAGCCGGGTGATCGCGTGGTGGAGATCGGCACCGGCTGGGGCGGCTTCGCGCTGCATGCCGCACGCCATCATGGCTGCCACGTCACCACCACCACCATTTCCGCCGAACAGCATGCGCTGGCCGTGCAACGTGTGCAGGACGCCGGGCTGCAGGACCGGGTGACCGTGCTGATGCAGGATTACCGTGATCTGCAGGGGCAGTTCGACAAGCTGGTCTCCATCGAGATGATCGAGGCCATTGGTGCGGAATACCTCGACACCTACATGGGCACCCTGCAGCGGCTGCTGAAACCGGATGGCCTGGCCCTGCTGCAGGCCATCACCATCGAGGACCACCGCTACGAACAGGCGCGGCGCAGCGTGGACTACATCAAGCGCTTCGTCTTCCCCGGCAGCTTCATTCCCTCCATCAACGCCATCATGGCGGCCAAGACCCGGGCCAGCGATCTGCAGCTGGTGGCGCAGGAGGACTTCGGCCTATCCTACGCGCTCACCCTGCGCGCCTGGCGCCAACGCTTCCTGGCCCAGCAGGCCGCCGTGCAGGCGCAGGGCTTCGATGCGCGCTTCTGCCGGCTGTGGGACTTCTATCTGGCCTATTGCGAGGGCGGTTTCCTCGAGCGCTCCATCGGTGTCTCGCACCTGCTGCTGGCCCGGCCCGGTTACCTCCCTCCTTTTGCCACCGGCACCGAGGCCTGA
- a CDS encoding DUF2878 domain-containing protein: MARTWGNLLGNQVVWLCAVAGAGRGWQWPALLAAALYIASQLLTSPVPRVDLRLLLLALACAWLVDGVAAASGIVRYAAAPLGWAPPPWIMALWASFAMTLTASMAFLQRHRLLPVAFGLLLAPLAYLSAARGFQAVHFTEPMWQGVLLLGLGWSIALPLLCTLARRGAHTHEGTHMRART, translated from the coding sequence ATGGCGCGCACCTGGGGCAACCTGCTCGGCAACCAAGTGGTGTGGCTGTGCGCTGTGGCTGGTGCGGGGCGCGGCTGGCAATGGCCGGCCCTGCTGGCGGCGGCGCTGTACATCGCCAGCCAACTGCTGACCAGCCCGGTGCCCAGGGTCGACCTGCGACTGCTGCTGCTCGCCCTGGCCTGCGCCTGGCTGGTGGATGGTGTCGCGGCAGCCAGCGGCATCGTGCGCTATGCCGCCGCGCCGCTGGGGTGGGCACCGCCGCCGTGGATCATGGCCCTGTGGGCATCCTTCGCCATGACGCTGACGGCGTCGATGGCCTTCCTGCAACGGCATCGCCTGCTGCCGGTCGCCTTCGGTCTGCTGCTGGCACCGCTGGCCTATCTGTCGGCGGCACGCGGCTTCCAGGCGGTGCACTTCACCGAACCCATGTGGCAGGGCGTGCTGCTGCTGGGGCTGGGCTGGAGCATCGCCCTGCCCCTGCTGTGCACGCTGGCACGTCGGGGCGCACACACGCATGAGGGCACGCACATGAGGGCACGCACATGA
- a CDS encoding sigma-70 family RNA polymerase sigma factor, whose translation MYPDAASPPFDFDSARIVSSSQQPSNEPTNWTGDMDGVARLRDRTCFMRIYDHFMPRLCVYLRGLGAPDAVAEELAQECLLRLWLRAADYDAAQGALSTWLYRIARNLQIDRVRHERSWMQVQAAVEQAARSDAPAYSSAEQYADQARLRQRINELPAVQARLVRMSYFEAKSHGEIAEALGMPLGTVKSHLRRAFLLLQSKVGGAP comes from the coding sequence ATGTACCCTGACGCCGCCAGCCCTCCCTTTGACTTCGACTCCGCGCGCATCGTGTCCAGTTCCCAGCAGCCGAGCAACGAGCCGACGAACTGGACCGGTGACATGGACGGTGTGGCACGCCTGCGTGACCGCACCTGTTTCATGCGCATCTACGATCATTTCATGCCGCGCCTGTGCGTTTACCTGCGCGGCCTGGGGGCGCCGGATGCGGTGGCCGAGGAACTTGCCCAGGAATGCCTGCTGCGCCTGTGGCTGCGCGCGGCCGACTACGATGCGGCGCAGGGCGCACTGAGCACCTGGCTGTACCGCATCGCGCGCAACCTGCAGATCGACCGGGTGCGCCATGAGCGCAGCTGGATGCAGGTTCAGGCCGCCGTGGAACAGGCTGCGCGCAGCGATGCCCCCGCGTACAGCAGCGCCGAGCAGTATGCCGACCAAGCGCGCCTGCGCCAGCGCATCAATGAACTGCCGGCCGTGCAGGCGCGGCTGGTGCGCATGTCCTATTTCGAGGCAAAGAGTCACGGCGAGATCGCCGAGGCGTTGGGAATGCCGCTGGGCACGGTGAAATCGCACCTGCGCCGGGCCTTCCTCCTGCTGCAGTCCAAGGTGGGGGGCGCGCCATGA
- a CDS encoding acyl-CoA desaturase, with the protein MSAAAPLPRRRERLLRTLRRWFDTEAAAAQSDPVERGRIDWLRAVPFVLLHLACLGVIWVGVSWTAVLVALALYAVRMFAITRFYHRYFSHRTFQASRPVQFVFAVIGAASVQRGPLWWAAHHRHHHRHADQPQDPHSPNEGGFWRSHMGWFLTREAFATDLARVPDLARYRELRWLDRFDVAVPVLLAAALYALGAVLERVAPGLQTSGPQLLVWGFFISTVVLFHATVTINSLAHRFGSRRFDTRDDSRNNLWLALLTFGEGWHNNHHFFPGTVRQGFRWWEVDLTWYGLRLLAAMGLVHGLKPIPDWVLAKAKAKD; encoded by the coding sequence ATGTCCGCAGCTGCGCCCCTCCCACGCCGACGTGAGCGCCTGCTGCGTACCCTGCGTCGCTGGTTCGATACCGAAGCCGCTGCCGCGCAGAGCGATCCTGTCGAGCGCGGCCGTATCGACTGGCTGCGCGCCGTGCCCTTCGTGCTGCTGCACCTGGCCTGCCTGGGCGTGATCTGGGTAGGCGTATCCTGGACCGCCGTACTGGTGGCGCTGGCCCTGTATGCCGTACGCATGTTCGCCATCACCCGGTTCTACCACCGTTATTTTTCCCATCGCACGTTCCAGGCCTCACGGCCGGTGCAGTTCGTCTTCGCGGTGATCGGTGCCGCCAGCGTGCAGCGTGGCCCGCTGTGGTGGGCAGCCCATCATCGCCACCACCATCGCCACGCCGACCAGCCGCAGGATCCGCATTCGCCGAACGAAGGCGGGTTCTGGCGCAGCCACATGGGCTGGTTCCTCACCCGCGAAGCTTTCGCCACCGATCTGGCGCGCGTGCCCGATCTGGCCCGCTACCGCGAACTGCGCTGGCTGGACCGGTTCGATGTTGCCGTGCCCGTGCTGTTGGCCGCCGCCCTGTACGCCCTCGGCGCCGTGCTGGAACGCGTGGCGCCCGGCCTGCAGACCTCGGGCCCGCAGCTGCTGGTGTGGGGCTTCTTCATCTCCACCGTCGTGTTGTTCCATGCCACGGTCACCATAAATTCGCTGGCCCATCGCTTCGGCAGCCGCCGCTTCGACACCCGCGATGACAGCCGCAACAACCTGTGGCTGGCCCTGCTGACCTTCGGCGAAGGCTGGCACAACAACCATCATTTCTTTCCCGGCACGGTCCGGCAGGGCTTCCGCTGGTGGGAGGTGGACCTGACCTGGTACGGGCTGCGCCTGCTGGCCGCGATGGGGCTGGTGCACGGACTCAAGCCGATACCGGACTGGGTGCTGGCAAAAGCAAAGGCGAAGGACTGA
- a CDS encoding response regulator: MRDAALSAPRLRILMLEDSALDAELITSQLQRAGLDFQVERLWTRQKFIDAIDTGAFDVILADHVLPGFDGDAALELARERAPQIPFIFVSGTLTEELAVQALTRGARDYVVKQRLQRLPDAIRRARQEASERNQLAQAEAALEQSQAQLQQITDAVPALISHLDTDHRYRFANKAFLDWHGADLHGILGRTAAEVGGTDAFADALPHLQHVLAGERVRFEVTLAHRSGESRFVQMDCVPERAADGRVTGYTCLGSDVSTLKRAELALREDNESLERQVQARTAELQASKRRLQAIFESSFQHQVLLETTGAIVDANVASLAAVLAEKSDVVGYAFCGSPWFAGTPELAPEVQRAVADAAEGNTSLHAMELELPTGRRSFDFSFRPLQGADGTVTAVVSEAVETTARIHAEHALRQAQKIEAVGQLTGGIAHDFNNILTVIAGNVEHALLMSQRDSQGGNLTARALDNALKGVGRAASLTQRLLAFARKQPLHSQAVDLNDALLGMQDMLQRALGELVQLDIRTADGIWCVELDLSQLEASVLNLAVNARDAMPGGGRLVVEIDNSHLDHDYAALFPDATPGEYVMLRVRDNGHGMSPDTLAKVFEPFFTTKQVGRGTGLGLSMVHGFVKQSGGHVLIDSVEGDGTRITMMFPRSALPLPSETTAPAGGFASYEPREETILVAEDNDDVRAYTVEALRQLGYRVLEAHDGPSALRLLERPDARVDLLFSDIVMPGMSGWELGREVRERWPHVAVLFTSGYPRDHDAAGAKGRPAPLLSKPFTRSDLAESVVSALKDHAPAG, translated from the coding sequence ATGCGTGACGCAGCACTGTCCGCGCCCCGCCTGCGCATCCTCATGCTGGAGGACAGTGCGCTGGACGCGGAACTGATCACGTCGCAGCTGCAGCGGGCCGGGCTCGATTTCCAGGTCGAGCGCCTGTGGACCCGCCAGAAGTTCATCGATGCCATCGACACTGGCGCCTTCGACGTCATCCTGGCCGACCACGTCCTGCCCGGTTTCGACGGCGATGCCGCGCTTGAACTCGCGCGCGAGCGCGCACCACAGATTCCTTTCATCTTCGTCTCGGGCACGCTGACCGAAGAGCTGGCCGTGCAGGCACTCACCCGTGGCGCGCGCGACTATGTAGTGAAGCAGCGCCTGCAGCGGCTGCCCGATGCCATCCGCCGGGCGCGCCAGGAAGCCAGCGAGCGCAACCAGCTTGCCCAGGCCGAGGCGGCGTTGGAACAAAGCCAGGCGCAGCTGCAGCAGATCACCGATGCCGTGCCGGCACTGATTTCCCACCTGGATACCGACCACCGCTACCGCTTTGCCAACAAGGCCTTCCTCGACTGGCACGGCGCCGATCTGCACGGCATCCTAGGGCGTACTGCGGCGGAGGTTGGCGGTACCGACGCCTTCGCCGATGCCCTGCCCCACCTGCAGCACGTGCTTGCAGGCGAGCGGGTGCGGTTCGAGGTCACCCTGGCACACCGCAGTGGCGAGTCACGTTTCGTGCAGATGGACTGCGTGCCCGAACGCGCTGCCGATGGCCGCGTGACCGGCTACACCTGCCTCGGCAGCGACGTGTCCACGCTCAAGCGTGCCGAACTGGCGCTGCGCGAGGACAACGAATCACTGGAACGCCAGGTGCAGGCGCGTACGGCCGAACTGCAGGCCAGCAAGCGGCGCCTGCAGGCCATCTTCGAGTCCAGTTTCCAGCACCAGGTGCTGCTGGAAACTACGGGCGCCATCGTCGATGCCAACGTCGCCTCGCTCGCAGCGGTCCTGGCCGAGAAGAGCGACGTGGTGGGCTACGCGTTCTGTGGCTCGCCCTGGTTCGCCGGCACGCCGGAACTCGCGCCCGAGGTCCAGCGCGCCGTGGCCGATGCCGCAGAGGGCAACACCAGCCTGCACGCCATGGAACTGGAGCTGCCCACCGGGCGCCGCAGCTTCGATTTTTCCTTCCGCCCGCTGCAGGGTGCGGACGGCACGGTGACCGCCGTGGTCTCCGAAGCCGTGGAAACCACCGCGCGCATCCACGCCGAGCACGCTCTGCGGCAAGCACAGAAGATCGAGGCGGTCGGCCAGCTGACCGGTGGTATCGCCCACGATTTCAACAACATCCTCACGGTGATTGCCGGCAACGTCGAACACGCGCTGCTGATGAGCCAGCGTGACAGCCAGGGCGGCAACCTCACCGCGCGTGCGCTGGACAACGCGCTGAAGGGTGTCGGCCGCGCGGCCAGCCTCACCCAGCGCCTGCTCGCATTCGCCCGCAAGCAGCCGCTGCACAGCCAGGCGGTCGATCTCAACGATGCCCTGCTGGGCATGCAGGACATGCTGCAGCGCGCATTGGGCGAACTGGTGCAGCTGGACATCCGTACCGCCGACGGTATCTGGTGCGTGGAACTGGACCTCAGCCAGCTGGAAGCTTCGGTGCTGAACCTGGCGGTCAACGCACGCGACGCCATGCCCGGCGGTGGCCGCCTGGTGGTGGAGATCGACAACAGCCATCTGGACCACGACTACGCCGCGCTGTTCCCCGATGCGACGCCGGGCGAATACGTGATGCTGCGTGTGCGCGACAACGGCCATGGCATGTCGCCCGACACCCTGGCCAAGGTCTTTGAACCGTTCTTCACCACCAAGCAGGTGGGCCGCGGCACCGGCCTCGGCCTGTCGATGGTGCACGGCTTCGTCAAGCAGTCCGGCGGGCACGTGCTGATCGATTCAGTGGAAGGCGACGGTACCCGCATCACGATGATGTTCCCGCGCTCTGCCCTGCCGCTGCCCAGCGAGACGACGGCACCGGCGGGCGGGTTCGCCAGCTACGAACCGCGCGAGGAAACGATCCTGGTTGCGGAAGACAATGACGATGTGCGCGCCTATACCGTTGAAGCACTGCGCCAGCTGGGCTACCGGGTGCTGGAAGCACACGATGGGCCCTCCGCGCTGCGCCTGCTGGAACGGCCTGACGCACGCGTCGACCTTCTGTTTTCCGATATCGTGATGCCGGGCATGTCCGGCTGGGAACTGGGCCGCGAAGTCCGCGAACGTTGGCCGCACGTGGCCGTGCTGTTCACTTCCGGCTACCCGCGCGACCACGACGCGGCCGGCGCCAAGGGCCGCCCCGCGCCGCTGCTGTCCAAGCCCTTTACCCGCAGCGATCTGGCGGAGTCAGTGGTCAGCGCACTGAAGGATCACGCGCCAGCCGGTTGA
- a CDS encoding ChrR family anti-sigma-E factor — protein MNPHHHLHESTLLSYAAGALPAPLSVVAGTHLEQCALCRQRLGEAEAIGAALMEQTQPVAVGARSEALRIAMLAELDRSEPAVAAVAVARPAPQPVDRPEVSADHLPASLHPYFGPSLAALRWRWIAPGVHCIRAADMPSLIMLRIAPGKCLPMHSHGRSELTQILRGAYNDALGLFAPGDVADLDEDVEHQPVTAPGVPCICVSALDAPLVFSGWLARKIQRFVKL, from the coding sequence ATGAACCCGCACCACCACCTGCATGAATCGACCCTGCTGAGTTATGCCGCAGGCGCATTGCCGGCGCCGCTGAGCGTGGTGGCAGGCACCCACCTTGAACAATGCGCCCTGTGCCGCCAGCGCCTGGGTGAGGCCGAGGCCATCGGTGCGGCGCTGATGGAACAGACCCAGCCCGTGGCCGTGGGGGCACGCAGCGAGGCGCTGCGTATCGCCATGCTGGCCGAGCTGGACCGCAGCGAACCGGCCGTGGCCGCCGTTGCCGTGGCCCGGCCTGCACCGCAGCCGGTGGATCGCCCCGAAGTGAGCGCGGACCATCTTCCCGCCTCCCTGCACCCGTATTTTGGTCCCTCGTTGGCGGCGCTGCGCTGGCGCTGGATCGCGCCGGGCGTGCATTGCATCCGCGCGGCGGACATGCCGTCGCTGATCATGCTGCGGATCGCGCCGGGCAAGTGCCTGCCGATGCACAGCCATGGACGCAGCGAACTGACCCAGATCCTGCGAGGCGCCTACAATGATGCGCTGGGTCTGTTCGCGCCGGGCGATGTGGCCGATCTGGACGAGGATGTGGAACACCAGCCGGTCACTGCACCGGGCGTGCCCTGCATCTGTGTGTCGGCGCTGGATGCCCCGCTGGTGTTCAGCGGTTGGCTGGCGCGGAAGATCCAGCGTTTCGTCAAACTCTAG
- a CDS encoding DUF1365 domain-containing protein: MTASALYFGHVQHRRHHPHAHAFRYPVAQLLLDLDELDQVFAGRWLWSVNRRNLAEFRRSDYLGAPEVPLADAVRDHAASVLGRRPAGPVRLLTHLRFGGHVFNPVSFYYCYREDGSTLDCIVADITNTPWKERHAYVLPVAQAQHGGGSLRWQFDKCFHVSPFMPMDCRYDWRFNAPGDALRVHMEVWRDGVRQFDATQTMQRRPLDGRGLARVLLAYPLMTVQVVAAIHWQALRLWLKRNPVHDHPSLAEKPR, from the coding sequence ATGACGGCCAGCGCGCTCTATTTCGGCCATGTGCAGCACCGGCGGCACCATCCGCATGCGCACGCGTTCCGCTACCCGGTGGCGCAGCTGCTGCTCGACCTCGACGAACTGGACCAGGTGTTTGCCGGCCGCTGGCTGTGGTCGGTCAATCGCCGCAACCTGGCCGAGTTCCGCCGCAGCGATTACCTGGGCGCGCCCGAGGTACCGCTGGCCGACGCCGTACGCGACCATGCGGCCAGCGTACTCGGCCGACGCCCGGCCGGCCCCGTCCGCCTGCTGACTCACCTGCGCTTTGGCGGCCACGTCTTCAATCCGGTCAGCTTCTACTACTGCTACCGCGAAGACGGCAGCACGCTGGACTGCATCGTCGCCGACATCACCAACACCCCCTGGAAGGAACGGCATGCCTATGTGCTGCCGGTCGCGCAGGCACAGCACGGTGGCGGCAGCCTGCGCTGGCAGTTCGACAAATGCTTCCACGTGTCCCCCTTCATGCCGATGGACTGCCGCTACGACTGGCGCTTCAACGCCCCCGGTGATGCGCTGCGCGTGCACATGGAGGTCTGGCGCGACGGCGTTCGCCAGTTCGATGCCACCCAGACCATGCAGCGCCGCCCGCTGGACGGCCGCGGCCTGGCCCGGGTGCTGCTGGCGTACCCCTTGATGACCGTGCAGGTGGTGGCGGCCATCCACTGGCAGGCCCTGCGCCTGTGGCTGAAGCGCAACCCCGTGCACGACCACCCTTCCCTTGCCGAGAAACCGCGATGA
- a CDS encoding FAD-dependent oxidoreductase translates to MRIAVIGSGIAGLASAYWLDGEHEVTLYEANDYLGGHTHTHQVEVGGRQLAVDTGFIVFNPQHYPLLSALFDELGVASQPTTMSFSMHSDHSGVEYNATSLDGLFCQRRNLLSPRFWGMLADLRRFYRDAPRLLAEAEGPTLGQYLRQQRFGEAFVEEHLLPMASALWSSPTATVLDFPARYLVQFMANHQMLQMTGRPPWRVVKGGSARYVDALRRRWRVHERLECPVQAVERMPWGARVHSAAGIEGFDEVILACHSDQALALLADADPVEHAVLGAIRYQPNEAVLHTDASLLPRNRKAWAAWNAHVPADPGAACTVSYCMNLLQGLPGDTPLVVTLNRSDAIDPSKVLRRLHYAHPVHDHAAVRAQRRWGEIQGHRHTWFAGAYWGWGFHEDGIASARRMVDALRARTGIASPMRPTEIVA, encoded by the coding sequence ATGCGCATCGCGGTCATCGGTTCGGGCATTGCGGGGCTGGCCAGCGCGTACTGGCTGGATGGCGAGCACGAAGTCACTCTGTATGAGGCCAACGATTATCTGGGCGGCCATACCCACACCCATCAGGTCGAGGTGGGAGGACGTCAGCTGGCCGTGGATACCGGCTTCATCGTGTTCAACCCGCAGCACTACCCGCTGCTCAGCGCGCTGTTCGACGAACTGGGCGTGGCCTCGCAACCGACCACGATGAGCTTCTCGATGCACAGCGACCACAGCGGCGTGGAGTACAACGCGACCTCGCTGGATGGGCTGTTCTGCCAGCGCCGCAACCTGCTGTCGCCGCGCTTCTGGGGCATGCTGGCCGACCTGCGGCGTTTCTACCGCGATGCCCCGCGGTTGCTGGCCGAGGCGGAAGGCCCGACACTGGGCCAGTACCTGCGGCAGCAGCGCTTCGGTGAGGCGTTCGTGGAGGAGCATCTGCTGCCGATGGCCTCGGCCCTGTGGTCGTCGCCGACCGCCACGGTGCTCGACTTCCCGGCACGCTACCTCGTGCAGTTCATGGCCAACCACCAGATGCTGCAGATGACCGGCCGCCCGCCCTGGCGCGTGGTCAAGGGCGGTTCGGCCCGGTACGTGGATGCGCTGCGCCGCCGCTGGCGCGTGCACGAACGGCTGGAGTGCCCCGTGCAGGCGGTCGAACGCATGCCATGGGGCGCGCGCGTGCACAGCGCAGCCGGCATCGAGGGCTTCGATGAGGTGATCCTGGCCTGCCACAGTGACCAGGCGCTGGCGCTGCTGGCCGATGCCGACCCGGTGGAACATGCCGTGCTGGGCGCCATCCGTTACCAGCCCAACGAGGCGGTGCTGCACACCGATGCCTCGCTGCTGCCGCGCAACCGCAAGGCCTGGGCCGCCTGGAATGCACATGTGCCGGCGGACCCGGGCGCCGCCTGCACGGTGAGCTACTGCATGAACCTGCTGCAGGGCCTGCCCGGTGACACCCCGCTGGTGGTGACCCTCAACCGCAGCGATGCCATCGATCCGTCCAAGGTGCTGCGCCGCCTGCACTATGCCCATCCCGTGCACGACCATGCTGCCGTGCGTGCGCAGCGGCGCTGGGGCGAAATCCAAGGGCATCGCCACACCTGGTTCGCCGGCGCCTACTGGGGCTGGGGCTTCCACGAAGATGGCATCGCCAGCGCTCGACGCATGGTCGACGCCCTGCGGGCCCGCACCGGCATCGCCTCACCCATGCGCCCCACCGAGATCGTGGCATGA
- a CDS encoding DUF1295 domain-containing protein has translation MSLLGWVLLYAVLVMCWGWAWQRRHRNIGVVDVLWAKGVAAGALLLAWLGDGAPQPRIALAVLGGLWGSRLALHLWHRVRSEDEDGRYRYLREHWKGHQGKIFGFFMAQALLVVLFALPFLAVARNPSGNISWIAAAVAVWLLSVGGEALSDRQLARFRADPSNKGRTCRQGLWRYSRHPNYFFEWLHWFTYVLLAVGSPLWWLAWSGPVLMYLFLRYLSGVPFTEKQALRSRGEDYRAYQRSTPIFFPWFPRTSPSQDRTP, from the coding sequence ATGAGTCTGCTCGGTTGGGTTCTTCTCTATGCGGTGCTGGTGATGTGCTGGGGCTGGGCCTGGCAGCGCCGCCATCGCAACATCGGCGTGGTGGACGTGCTCTGGGCCAAGGGCGTAGCGGCCGGCGCGCTGCTGCTGGCCTGGCTGGGCGATGGTGCCCCGCAGCCACGCATCGCGCTGGCAGTGCTGGGTGGGCTGTGGGGCAGCCGGCTGGCCCTGCATCTCTGGCACCGCGTGCGCAGCGAAGACGAGGACGGCCGCTACCGCTACCTGCGCGAACACTGGAAGGGCCACCAGGGCAAGATCTTCGGCTTCTTCATGGCCCAGGCCCTGCTGGTGGTGCTGTTCGCGCTGCCGTTCCTGGCCGTGGCGCGCAACCCATCCGGCAACATCAGCTGGATCGCCGCTGCCGTTGCGGTCTGGCTGCTCAGTGTGGGGGGCGAAGCGCTGTCCGACCGCCAGCTCGCGCGCTTCCGCGCCGATCCGTCAAACAAGGGCAGGACCTGCCGCCAGGGGCTGTGGCGCTACTCGCGGCATCCCAACTACTTCTTCGAGTGGCTGCACTGGTTCACCTACGTGCTGCTGGCGGTCGGTTCACCACTGTGGTGGCTGGCATGGTCCGGCCCGGTGCTGATGTACCTGTTCCTGCGCTACCTCAGTGGCGTGCCCTTCACTGAAAAGCAGGCCCTGCGCAGCCGCGGCGAAGACTACCGCGCGTACCAGCGCAGCACCCCGATCTTCTTCCCGTGGTTCCCCCGCACCTCCCCTTCCCAGGACCGCACACCATGA
- a CDS encoding NAD(P)H-binding protein: MDNGKALRVLVVGSTGLVGQGVLQACLQSGAVARVGALVRQPGSVPGNVDEIVLPDFLQAATLGPALSGWDACFYCAGAPPVGTPEAEYRQVTLQVTRAVAEAWAAANPSGTFLYISGAHANPRSGLMPLRVKGETEQALAQLPVRAVMLRPAGVRPVSGTGTRHALLKPFYCVARPLMAVAEGLLPALATSNRAIGQAMIALALMPAPPAVVECAQINRLARDPSVR; encoded by the coding sequence ATGGACAACGGCAAGGCATTGCGGGTGCTGGTGGTCGGCAGCACCGGCCTGGTCGGGCAGGGTGTGCTGCAGGCGTGCCTGCAGTCCGGCGCAGTGGCCCGCGTGGGTGCGCTGGTGCGGCAGCCGGGCAGCGTGCCGGGCAACGTCGATGAGATTGTCCTGCCTGACTTCCTGCAGGCGGCCACGCTGGGCCCGGCGCTTTCCGGATGGGATGCCTGTTTCTACTGCGCCGGCGCGCCGCCCGTGGGGACGCCCGAAGCCGAGTACCGTCAGGTGACCCTGCAGGTGACCCGCGCCGTGGCGGAGGCCTGGGCAGCGGCCAATCCCTCAGGCACCTTCCTCTATATATCCGGCGCACACGCCAATCCGCGCAGCGGCCTGATGCCATTGCGGGTGAAGGGTGAGACCGAGCAGGCGTTGGCGCAGCTGCCGGTGCGCGCGGTGATGCTGCGTCCGGCCGGCGTTCGTCCGGTATCCGGCACCGGCACGCGCCACGCGCTGCTCAAACCGTTCTATTGCGTGGCCCGACCGTTGATGGCCGTGGCCGAAGGGCTGCTGCCGGCGTTGGCCACCAGCAACCGCGCCATTGGCCAGGCCATGATCGCCCTGGCCCTGATGCCGGCACCGCCCGCTGTGGTCGAGTGCGCGCAGATCAACCGGCTGGCGCGTGATCCTTCAGTGCGCTGA